A stretch of the Bradyrhizobium sp. CCBAU 53351 genome encodes the following:
- a CDS encoding CAP domain-containing protein: MRRGVGGMIAGLLLLAGTPAMAESPAELISSFRLKHGEVRVVRDATLDRIAMDQAKAMAGKDDLSHDALGPFNRRVAPAGAGRAAENIAYGYDNFEKTLGQWIDSSGHRKNLLLHNASRVGIASARNASGKRTYWAMVIAGDYEPKGKGKKKDKEPVVAVKREVAPASKPKSASKPKSSSCHVKLLGLCI; encoded by the coding sequence ATGCGTCGTGGGGTTGGCGGAATGATCGCCGGCCTTCTGCTGCTGGCGGGCACGCCCGCGATGGCCGAGTCTCCGGCCGAGTTGATCTCCAGCTTCCGACTCAAGCACGGCGAAGTCCGCGTCGTCCGCGACGCCACCCTGGACCGCATCGCCATGGACCAGGCGAAGGCGATGGCGGGGAAGGACGATCTCAGCCATGACGCCCTCGGACCGTTCAACCGCCGCGTCGCGCCGGCCGGTGCGGGCCGCGCCGCCGAGAACATCGCCTACGGCTACGACAATTTCGAGAAGACGCTCGGACAGTGGATCGACTCGTCCGGCCATCGCAAGAACCTGCTGCTGCACAACGCCTCCCGCGTCGGCATCGCCAGCGCCAGGAACGCCAGCGGCAAGCGCACTTATTGGGCGATGGTGATCGCCGGCGATTACGAGCCGAAGGGCAAGGGTAAGAAGAAAGACAAAGAGCCCGTCGTTGCCGTGAAACGCGAGGTCGCGCCCGCGAGCAAACCCAAATCCGCGTCCAAGCCCAAATCGAGCAGCTGCCACGTCAAGCTGCTCGGCCTCTGCATTTGA
- a CDS encoding ATP-binding protein: protein MPQKPTKSPAGKGPRTPARKPARVAAKRPKGTPEGAVKAAPDLSQERIVRALETIAAHLAAQAKPAAARESFERADAYVWHPDGRLAAVPRVSRVELFLLKGIDRMRDILMENTERFAGGLPANNALLWGARGMGKSSLVKAAHASINADRKAANRLKLIEIHREDIETLPMLMEKLRDASFRFIVFIDDLSFDGNDASYKSLKAVLEGGIEGRPENVILYATSNRRHLLARDMIENERSTAINPGEAVEEKVSLSDRFGLWLGFHRCSQDEYLAMVRGYCSHFGVEAGDEALEREALEWSTTRGSRSGRVAWQFVQELAGRLGVKLKTN, encoded by the coding sequence ATGCCCCAAAAACCAACCAAAAGCCCGGCCGGCAAAGGCCCCCGTACCCCTGCCCGCAAGCCCGCCCGCGTCGCGGCAAAACGCCCCAAGGGGACTCCCGAGGGGGCCGTGAAGGCAGCCCCGGACCTCTCCCAGGAGCGCATCGTCCGCGCGCTGGAGACCATTGCGGCGCACCTCGCAGCCCAGGCCAAGCCGGCCGCCGCGCGTGAGTCGTTCGAACGCGCGGACGCCTATGTCTGGCACCCAGACGGCCGCCTTGCGGCCGTACCGCGGGTCAGCCGCGTCGAGCTGTTCCTGCTCAAGGGCATCGACCGGATGCGCGACATCCTGATGGAGAACACCGAGCGTTTCGCAGGTGGCCTGCCCGCCAACAACGCCCTGCTCTGGGGCGCACGCGGCATGGGCAAATCGTCGCTGGTGAAGGCCGCACATGCCAGCATCAACGCCGACCGCAAGGCCGCCAACAGGCTGAAGCTGATCGAGATCCACCGCGAGGACATCGAGACGCTGCCGATGCTGATGGAGAAGCTCCGCGACGCCAGCTTCCGCTTCATCGTGTTCATCGACGACCTCTCCTTCGACGGCAACGACGCGTCCTACAAATCGCTCAAGGCCGTGCTCGAAGGCGGCATCGAGGGCCGGCCCGAGAACGTCATCCTCTACGCCACCTCGAACCGCCGCCATCTGCTGGCGCGCGACATGATCGAGAACGAGCGCTCGACCGCGATCAATCCCGGCGAAGCCGTCGAGGAGAAGGTGTCGCTGTCCGATCGCTTCGGCCTCTGGCTCGGCTTCCACCGCTGCAGCCAGGACGAATACCTCGCCATGGTGCGGGGCTATTGCAGCCATTTCGGCGTTGAGGCCGGCGACGAGGCGCTGGAGCGCGAGGCACTGGAATGGTCGACCACCCGCGGCTCCCGCTCGGGCCGCGTCGCCTGGCAGTTCGTGCAGGAACTGGCGGGCCGGCTAGGTGTCAAACTGAAGACGAACTAG
- a CDS encoding phytoene/squalene synthase family protein, with the protein MSSTAPSPDSVTFCADLVRSHDFPRYAATLFAPAAQRRALLALYAFNVEIVRVRDQVSQPLPGEIRFQWWTDLFSGMVHGSAEGNPVAAELLRAIRDFNLPVEPLSLLVDEHQFDLYNDPMPTLTALEGYLAATSSALFGLAAQILTPPSEVVEHLARHAGLAQGIVQIIANLPRDASRRQLFLPQQVLASHDCQMEDVFAGKETPALRAVLEQLAGEAQRHLTTALSLLTDVPAAVRPAFLPLSQVGADLRRLSQPGRNPFAVQPASRLRTLWTLWRASRSREFTK; encoded by the coding sequence ATGAGCAGCACCGCGCCGTCACCCGATTCCGTCACTTTCTGCGCTGATCTCGTGCGCAGCCATGATTTCCCGCGCTATGCCGCGACGCTGTTCGCGCCCGCCGCCCAGCGCCGCGCGCTGCTCGCGCTCTACGCCTTCAATGTCGAGATCGTCCGCGTCCGCGACCAGGTCAGCCAGCCCTTGCCCGGCGAGATCCGCTTTCAATGGTGGACCGATCTGTTCTCGGGCATGGTCCACGGCAGCGCCGAGGGCAACCCGGTGGCAGCGGAGTTGCTGCGTGCGATCCGTGATTTCAACCTGCCGGTCGAGCCGCTGTCGCTGCTCGTCGACGAGCACCAGTTCGACCTCTACAACGACCCGATGCCGACGCTGACGGCGCTGGAGGGCTATCTGGCTGCGACCTCATCGGCGTTGTTTGGTCTGGCGGCGCAGATTCTGACGCCCCCGTCCGAAGTCGTCGAACATCTCGCGCGTCATGCCGGTCTGGCGCAGGGCATCGTGCAAATCATCGCGAACCTGCCGCGCGATGCCTCGCGCCGGCAGCTGTTCCTGCCGCAGCAGGTGCTGGCGAGCCATGACTGCCAGATGGAAGACGTGTTCGCCGGCAAGGAGACGCCGGCCTTGCGGGCCGTGCTGGAGCAACTCGCGGGCGAAGCGCAGCGGCATCTGACAACCGCCTTGTCGCTGCTAACCGACGTGCCGGCCGCGGTGCGTCCTGCATTTCTGCCGCTGAGCCAGGTCGGGGCCGATCTCAGGCGCCTGTCGCAGCCCGGCCGCAATCCGTTCGCGGTGCAGCCGGCCTCGCGGCTCCGTACGCTCTGGACATTGTGGCGGGCTTCACGTTCCCGGGAATTTACCAAATAG
- a CDS encoding threonine ammonia-lyase yields the protein MAELSQTTSPDRSGFPVAPSDVHAAADTIRGAVVETPCSYSRTLSSICGCEIWLKFENLQFTSSFKERGALNRLTALTAEERARGVIAMSAGNHAQGVAYHAKRLGIPATIVMPVGTPMVKVENTRHHGAEVVVTGATLEEAAAFARSHGEARSMVFVHPYDDPLVIAGQGTVGLEMMRAVPELDTLVVPIGGGGLISGIAIAAKSIKPSLRILGVEAWLYPSMYNAIHDGNLPARGDTLAEGIAVKSPGKITTEIVRRLVDDIALVNEAELERAVATLISIEKTVVEGAGAAGLAALMSDPTRFAGQKVGLVLSGGNIDTRLIASVLTRELAREGRLTQLSLDIPDRPGQLAAVAALLAEAGANIIEVSHQRTFSDLPAKATLLQLVIETRDAAHLDEVMARLSASGLSARCT from the coding sequence ATGGCTGAGTTGTCCCAAACCACATCGCCTGACCGGAGCGGTTTTCCGGTTGCCCCGAGCGACGTTCATGCCGCCGCCGACACCATCCGCGGCGCCGTCGTCGAGACGCCCTGCAGCTACAGCCGCACGCTGAGCAGCATCTGCGGCTGCGAGATCTGGCTCAAATTCGAGAACCTTCAGTTCACCTCGTCGTTCAAGGAGCGCGGTGCGCTCAACCGCCTCACTGCACTGACGGCCGAGGAGCGCGCGCGCGGCGTCATCGCGATGTCCGCCGGCAACCATGCGCAGGGCGTCGCCTATCACGCCAAGCGGCTCGGCATTCCCGCCACCATCGTCATGCCGGTCGGCACGCCCATGGTGAAGGTCGAAAACACGAGGCACCACGGCGCGGAGGTGGTCGTCACCGGCGCGACGCTGGAGGAGGCGGCCGCGTTCGCGCGTAGCCACGGCGAAGCTAGAAGCATGGTCTTCGTCCACCCCTACGACGATCCGCTGGTGATCGCGGGGCAGGGCACCGTCGGGCTGGAAATGATGAGAGCGGTGCCGGAGCTCGATACGCTGGTTGTCCCGATCGGCGGCGGCGGGCTGATCAGCGGCATCGCCATCGCCGCGAAATCGATCAAGCCGTCGCTGCGAATCCTCGGCGTCGAGGCCTGGCTCTATCCCTCGATGTACAACGCCATCCATGACGGCAATCTGCCGGCGCGCGGCGATACGCTCGCCGAAGGCATCGCGGTGAAATCGCCCGGCAAGATCACCACCGAGATCGTACGCCGTCTCGTCGACGACATCGCGCTCGTCAACGAAGCCGAGCTCGAGCGCGCGGTGGCGACGCTGATCTCGATCGAGAAGACCGTGGTCGAGGGCGCCGGCGCCGCCGGCCTCGCCGCGCTGATGTCCGATCCCACCCGCTTTGCCGGCCAGAAGGTCGGTCTCGTCCTGAGCGGCGGCAATATCGATACGCGGCTGATCGCATCCGTCCTGACGCGCGAGCTCGCGCGGGAGGGCCGGCTGACCCAGCTCTCGCTCGATATCCCTGACAGGCCCGGGCAGCTGGCCGCCGTGGCCGCGCTGCTGGCCGAAGCCGGCGCCAACATCATCGAGGTCTCGCACCAGCGGACGTTCTCCGACCTGCCGGCCAAGGCGACGCTGCTGCAGCTCGTCATCGAGACCCGCGATGCCGCCCATCTCGACGAGGTCATGGCCAGGCTCAGCGCATCCGGACTGAGCGCGCGCTGCACGTGA
- the secF gene encoding protein translocase subunit SecF has protein sequence MTHYVLIGLGILIAVLTVVAALGVLPSLRIVPDDTHFDFTRFRRISFPISAALSIIAITLFFTHGLNLGIDFKGGTLLEVRAKSGAADIAAMRTTLDSLRLGEIQLQQFGGPENVLIRVAEQPGGDKAQQDAVQKVRTALGDSIEYRRVEVLGPRVAGELLAYGMLGLMLAIIAILVYLWFRFEWQFALGAMIANVHDIVLTIGFMSISQVDFDLTSIAALLTILGYSLNDTVVIYDRIREMLRRYKKMPMPQLLNESINSTLSRSIITHFTVTLALLALLLFGGHAIHSFTAVMMFGVVLVGTYTSIFIAAPILIYLGVGEHREDAKDEAPPAKKSKA, from the coding sequence GTGACACACTACGTTCTCATCGGGCTTGGCATCCTGATTGCCGTCCTCACCGTGGTCGCCGCGCTCGGCGTGCTGCCGTCGCTGCGTATCGTCCCTGACGACACGCATTTCGATTTCACGCGCTTCCGCCGCATCAGCTTCCCGATCTCGGCGGCGCTCTCGATCATCGCGATTACGCTGTTCTTCACCCACGGGCTGAACCTCGGCATCGACTTCAAGGGCGGCACGCTGCTGGAGGTGAGGGCCAAGTCCGGCGCCGCCGACATCGCGGCGATGCGCACGACGCTGGACAGCTTGCGCCTTGGCGAAATCCAGCTTCAGCAGTTTGGCGGCCCCGAGAACGTCTTGATCCGCGTCGCCGAACAGCCCGGCGGCGACAAGGCGCAGCAGGATGCCGTGCAGAAGGTGCGCACCGCCCTCGGCGATTCCATCGAATACCGCCGCGTCGAGGTGCTCGGTCCGCGCGTCGCCGGAGAGCTCTTGGCCTACGGCATGCTCGGCCTGATGCTCGCGATCATCGCGATCCTGGTCTATCTCTGGTTCCGGTTCGAATGGCAGTTCGCGCTGGGCGCCATGATCGCCAACGTGCACGACATCGTGCTGACGATCGGCTTCATGTCGATCAGCCAGGTCGATTTCGACCTGACCAGCATCGCCGCGCTTCTGACCATTCTGGGCTATTCGCTCAACGACACCGTCGTCATCTACGACCGTATCCGTGAAATGCTGCGTCGCTACAAGAAGATGCCGATGCCGCAGCTGCTCAACGAATCCATCAACTCGACGCTGTCGCGTTCGATCATCACCCACTTCACGGTGACGCTGGCGCTGCTGGCGCTGCTGTTGTTTGGCGGGCACGCCATCCACAGCTTCACCGCGGTGATGATGTTCGGCGTGGTGCTGGTCGGTACCTACACCTCGATCTTCATCGCTGCCCCGATCCTGATCTATCTCGGCGTCGGTGAGCATCGCGAGGATGCGAAGGACGAGGCTCCGCCGGCGAAGAAAAGCAAGGCGTGA
- a CDS encoding serine/threonine protein kinase → MSLPKDDAAALSARWTEGVLLKRDVFSTVERGRFRGDGGEVDAVLRRLDEVPWWSFLLARHLFAREKHALARAKGLDIGPELLWAGQRALVRGFVDGAALHLAKPHGDLAYFRSAKAALRRLRRAGICHNDLAKEQNWLVGRDGRAYVTDFQLAACFDRRGRLYRILAYEDLRHLLKHKRSYAPEALTPRERKILAKKSFAASLWLATGKKVYRAITRGLFNFTDREGGGRRLVNDAPVLTALIRKNPAVRDTAIVAFADRRSGVGLYAFVEADQATLEGQLRNELTAAKGPKPPEHIQVVHALPRDTSGKPRTEILQLVAMNQLDLIEPLMKNDQDRAFLKDILEQRKNLRDRFNFEADLPAS, encoded by the coding sequence ATGAGCCTCCCCAAAGACGACGCCGCGGCGCTCTCGGCGCGCTGGACCGAGGGCGTGCTGCTCAAGCGCGACGTGTTCTCGACCGTCGAGCGCGGCCGCTTCCGCGGCGACGGCGGCGAGGTCGACGCTGTGCTGCGCCGGCTCGACGAAGTGCCGTGGTGGTCATTCCTTCTGGCGCGTCATCTGTTCGCGCGCGAAAAGCACGCTCTGGCGCGCGCCAAGGGCCTCGATATCGGCCCCGAGCTGCTCTGGGCGGGACAGCGGGCGCTGGTGCGCGGCTTCGTCGACGGCGCCGCATTGCATCTGGCAAAGCCGCACGGCGACCTCGCCTATTTCCGTTCCGCCAAGGCGGCACTGCGCCGGCTGCGCCGTGCCGGGATCTGCCACAACGATCTTGCCAAGGAGCAGAACTGGCTGGTCGGCCGTGATGGCCGCGCCTATGTGACCGACTTCCAGCTCGCGGCCTGCTTTGACCGACGCGGCCGGCTCTATCGCATCCTCGCCTATGAAGATCTTCGGCATCTGCTCAAGCACAAGCGCTCCTATGCGCCCGAGGCGCTGACCCCGCGCGAGCGAAAGATTCTCGCGAAGAAGTCCTTTGCCGCGAGCCTGTGGCTCGCCACCGGCAAGAAGGTCTATCGCGCCATCACGCGCGGCCTGTTCAACTTCACCGACCGCGAAGGCGGCGGCCGCCGGCTGGTCAATGATGCGCCGGTGCTGACGGCGTTGATCCGCAAGAATCCGGCCGTGCGCGATACCGCCATCGTCGCGTTTGCCGACCGCCGCTCCGGCGTCGGGCTCTATGCCTTCGTCGAGGCGGACCAGGCCACGCTCGAAGGCCAGTTGCGAAACGAGCTGACGGCCGCGAAGGGGCCGAAGCCGCCGGAGCACATTCAGGTCGTGCACGCGCTGCCGCGCGACACCAGCGGCAAGCCGCGCACCGAGATCCTGCAACTGGTTGCCATGAACCAGCTCGACCTGATCGAGCCGTTGATGAAGAACGACCAGGACCGCGCCTTCCTCAAGGACATCCTGGAACAGCGGAAAAACCTGCGCGACCGCTTCAACTTCGAAGCGGATCTGCCGGCAAGCTAG
- the yajC gene encoding preprotein translocase subunit YajC translates to MLITPAYAQAAGAGDTNSMLMSLLPFALIFVIMYFLILRPQQKKVRDHADLVKNIRRGDTVVTSGGLVGKVTKVVDDDQIEFEISDGVRVRQMRQMISGVRAKGEPAKESKDSKEAAKDDASSK, encoded by the coding sequence ATGCTGATTACCCCTGCGTATGCCCAGGCCGCGGGCGCCGGTGACACCAACAGCATGTTGATGTCGCTGCTGCCGTTCGCCCTGATCTTCGTGATCATGTACTTCCTGATTCTGCGTCCGCAGCAGAAGAAGGTCCGCGACCACGCCGACCTCGTGAAGAACATCCGCCGCGGCGACACCGTCGTGACCTCGGGCGGCCTCGTCGGCAAGGTCACCAAGGTCGTCGACGACGACCAGATCGAGTTCGAGATTTCCGACGGCGTGCGGGTGCGCCAGATGCGCCAGATGATCTCCGGGGTGCGCGCCAAGGGCGAGCCGGCGAAGGAATCCAAGGATAGCAAAGAAGCCGCCAAGGACGACGCTTCGTCGAAGTGA
- a CDS encoding Mth938-like domain-containing protein: protein MAGDPNAPHFPRSAPIEAYGKGGFAFAGMSHRGSLLCLPDAIWAWDVTDPARIDRYSLDRVFAAANGIDTLLIGTGTGLWLPPPELRQALKAQRVVLDTMQTGPAVRTYNIMIGERRRVAAALIAVP from the coding sequence ATGGCCGGCGATCCCAACGCACCGCATTTCCCGCGCTCGGCGCCGATCGAGGCCTACGGCAAGGGCGGCTTCGCCTTTGCCGGCATGTCGCACCGGGGCTCGCTGCTGTGCCTGCCCGACGCGATCTGGGCCTGGGACGTGACGGACCCCGCGAGGATCGACCGCTATTCGCTGGACCGGGTGTTCGCGGCCGCCAACGGCATCGACACGCTCCTGATCGGCACCGGCACCGGGCTCTGGCTGCCGCCGCCGGAGCTGCGCCAGGCGCTCAAGGCGCAGAGGGTGGTGCTGGACACGATGCAGACCGGGCCTGCCGTGCGCACCTACAACATCATGATCGGCGAACGGCGGCGGGTCGCGGCTGCGCTGATCGCGGTGCCATGA
- a CDS encoding aminotransferase class V-fold PLP-dependent enzyme, protein MIDLDRIRADTPATSRLAYLHNAGAGLMPTPVVAAMKGHIDLESEIGGYAAADREAERLDAVYGSVARLLNAAPDEIALVENATVAWQMAFYSLPFRKGDRILTAEAEYAANYVAFLQVAKRTGAVIDVVPSDTSGELDIGALERMIDDRVTLIAITWVPTNGGLVNPAAAIGKIARAHGVPYLLDACQAVGQMEVDVEAIGCDMLSATGRKFLRGPRGTGFLYIRRALLQRLEPPMIDHFAAPWVSRDAYQLRDDARRFETWENNYAARLGLGAAVDYALDIGIAPIEQRCRLLAGRLRSGLAALPGVTIRDLGRTPGAIVSFTMDGHEADAIVASAATAGITIGASDPASTRIDAELRALPHVVRASPHYYNTESEVDRLIAHLAGLASR, encoded by the coding sequence GTGATTGACCTCGACCGAATTCGTGCCGACACGCCAGCCACCAGCCGGCTCGCCTATCTTCACAACGCGGGCGCTGGCCTGATGCCGACGCCGGTTGTCGCGGCGATGAAGGGACACATCGATCTCGAAAGCGAGATCGGAGGCTATGCCGCCGCCGATCGCGAGGCCGAACGGCTCGACGCGGTCTACGGCTCGGTGGCGCGCCTGCTCAATGCCGCGCCGGACGAGATCGCGCTGGTGGAGAACGCCACCGTTGCCTGGCAGATGGCGTTCTATTCACTTCCGTTTCGCAAGGGCGACCGCATCCTGACCGCCGAGGCGGAATACGCCGCCAACTATGTCGCCTTCCTCCAGGTCGCCAAGCGCACCGGCGCGGTCATCGACGTAGTGCCGAGCGATACCAGCGGCGAGCTCGACATCGGCGCGCTCGAACGGATGATCGACGATCGGGTGACGCTGATTGCGATCACCTGGGTTCCGACCAATGGCGGGCTGGTCAATCCGGCGGCGGCGATCGGCAAGATCGCGCGGGCGCACGGCGTTCCCTACCTGCTCGACGCCTGCCAGGCGGTCGGCCAGATGGAGGTCGACGTGGAAGCCATCGGCTGTGACATGCTATCGGCCACGGGACGCAAATTCCTGCGCGGCCCGCGCGGCACGGGCTTTCTCTACATTCGCCGCGCGCTGCTGCAACGGCTGGAGCCGCCGATGATCGACCACTTTGCGGCGCCATGGGTCTCGCGAGACGCCTATCAACTACGGGACGATGCCCGCCGTTTCGAGACCTGGGAGAACAACTACGCGGCCCGGCTTGGACTTGGCGCGGCCGTCGACTACGCCCTCGATATCGGTATCGCCCCGATCGAGCAGCGCTGCCGCCTGCTTGCCGGCCGTCTTCGCAGCGGCCTCGCCGCCCTTCCCGGCGTCACCATCCGCGACCTCGGACGCACGCCGGGCGCCATCGTCAGCTTCACGATGGACGGGCACGAGGCAGACGCGATTGTCGCCAGTGCGGCCACGGCCGGCATCACGATCGGCGCTTCAGATCCGGCGAGCACGCGCATCGATGCCGAACTTCGCGCGTTGCCGCATGTGGTGCGGGCCTCACCGCATTATTACAACACGGAATCCGAGGTCGACCGGCTGATCGCGCATCTGGCGGGTTTGGCGTCCCGGTAG
- the secD gene encoding protein translocase subunit SecD has protein sequence MLYFTRWRALGIILTALIVCLCAIPNFFPEAQVKTWPAWAQRRLVLGLDLQGGSYLLLEVDSNYVKKERLDQVRDDVRRALRDAKIGFTGGVVVRNDAAEVRITKETDVQAALAKLRELSQPLGGLMGSSGQRDLEVSDAGGGVIRLTVPQAAMLDRLRKTIEQSIQIVERRVNELGTVEPVIQRQGNDRILVQVPGLQDPTRLKKLLGETAKMEFRMVDTTVSPDQAQAGRLPPESELLMSASPPPTPYVVKKQVLVAGGDLIDAQATFDQRTSEPVVSFKFNTSGARKFSQATQENVGLPFAIVLDNKVISAPRINEPITGGQGQISGSFTVQSANDLAILMRAGALPAPLTVVEERTVGPGLGQDSIEKGELAAYVGSILVVVFMLLTYRLFGVFANIAVAINVAMIFGLLSLLNATLTLPGIAGIVLTVGIAVDSNVLIYERIREELRGGRNAISAIDAGFKRALATILDSNITTFIAAAVLFYIGTGPVRGFAVTLGIGIITTVFTAFTMTRLIVAGWVRWKRPQSVPI, from the coding sequence ATGTTGTATTTCACGCGGTGGAGGGCGCTCGGGATTATCCTGACGGCGCTGATCGTGTGCCTCTGCGCGATCCCGAACTTCTTCCCCGAGGCCCAGGTCAAGACCTGGCCGGCCTGGGCGCAGCGGCGCCTCGTGCTCGGCCTCGACCTCCAGGGCGGCTCCTATCTGCTGCTCGAGGTCGATTCCAACTACGTGAAGAAGGAGCGGCTCGATCAGGTCCGCGACGACGTTCGACGGGCGCTGCGTGATGCCAAGATCGGCTTCACTGGCGGCGTGGTCGTGCGCAACGACGCGGCCGAGGTTCGCATCACCAAGGAAACCGACGTCCAGGCTGCGCTCGCCAAGTTGCGCGAATTGTCTCAGCCGCTGGGCGGCCTGATGGGATCCAGCGGCCAACGCGACCTCGAGGTCAGCGATGCCGGCGGCGGGGTGATCCGTCTGACCGTCCCGCAGGCCGCAATGCTCGATCGTCTGCGCAAGACCATCGAGCAGTCGATCCAGATCGTCGAACGCCGCGTCAACGAGCTCGGCACCGTCGAGCCCGTGATCCAGCGCCAGGGCAATGACCGCATCCTGGTGCAGGTCCCCGGCCTGCAGGATCCGACCCGCCTGAAGAAGCTGCTCGGCGAGACAGCGAAGATGGAATTCCGCATGGTCGACACGACCGTGTCGCCGGACCAGGCGCAAGCGGGCAGGTTGCCGCCGGAATCCGAGCTGCTGATGAGCGCGTCGCCGCCACCGACGCCCTATGTGGTCAAGAAGCAGGTCCTGGTCGCCGGCGGCGACTTGATCGACGCCCAGGCGACCTTCGACCAGCGTACGAGCGAGCCGGTCGTCAGCTTCAAGTTCAATACCTCGGGCGCGCGCAAATTCTCGCAGGCCACGCAAGAGAATGTCGGGCTGCCCTTCGCGATCGTGCTCGACAACAAGGTGATCTCGGCGCCCCGGATCAACGAGCCGATCACCGGCGGTCAGGGGCAGATCTCGGGCAGCTTCACGGTCCAGTCCGCCAACGATCTCGCGATCCTGATGCGCGCCGGCGCGCTGCCGGCCCCGCTCACGGTGGTCGAGGAGCGCACCGTCGGTCCGGGCCTCGGCCAGGACTCGATCGAGAAGGGCGAGCTGGCGGCTTACGTCGGCTCGATTCTCGTCGTCGTCTTCATGCTGCTGACCTACCGGCTGTTCGGCGTGTTCGCCAACATCGCGGTGGCCATCAACGTCGCCATGATCTTCGGCCTGCTGTCGCTGCTCAACGCCACGCTGACGCTGCCCGGCATCGCCGGCATCGTGCTCACGGTCGGCATCGCGGTGGACTCCAACGTGCTGATCTACGAGCGTATTCGTGAGGAGCTGCGCGGCGGCCGCAACGCGATTTCGGCGATCGACGCCGGCTTCAAGCGGGCGCTGGCGACCATCCTCGATTCCAACATCACGACCTTCATTGCCGCCGCGGTGCTGTTCTACATCGGCACCGGCCCGGTGCGCGGCTTCGCGGTGACGCTGGGCATCGGCATCATCACCACGGTGTTCACCGCCTTCACCATGACCCGGCTCATCGTCGCCGGCTGGGTGAGGTGGAAGCGGCCGCAGAGCGTGCCGATCTAG
- a CDS encoding GFA family protein, with protein sequence MAKKYTAQCACGAIKFEFDTNPSFIANCHCNDCKRASGGEMATFFAVPEDDFTILSGKPKAFHYIANSGKGLDRNFCPECGARIFTSNLDSFPKTVFVQLGSLDRPDLVAPKLEMFTKRRLAWNTPLNLPQFEEMPH encoded by the coding sequence ATGGCCAAGAAATACACAGCTCAATGCGCCTGTGGCGCCATCAAGTTCGAGTTCGACACCAACCCGAGCTTCATCGCCAATTGCCATTGCAACGACTGCAAGCGCGCCTCGGGCGGCGAGATGGCGACGTTCTTCGCAGTGCCGGAGGACGACTTCACGATCCTCAGCGGCAAGCCGAAGGCCTTTCACTACATAGCGAACTCCGGCAAGGGCCTGGACCGCAATTTCTGCCCCGAATGCGGCGCTCGGATATTCACGTCGAACCTCGACAGTTTCCCCAAGACGGTCTTCGTGCAATTGGGAAGCCTGGACCGGCCCGACCTGGTCGCACCGAAGCTCGAGATGTTCACCAAGCGCCGTCTGGCCTGGAACACGCCTCTCAACCTGCCGCAGTTCGAAGAGATGCCGCATTGA